A portion of the Sphaerochaeta sp. genome contains these proteins:
- a CDS encoding elongation factor G — translation MSVVSSDVRNVAIVGHNGTGKTTLVEQMLFQAGVIPSYGTIENGKTVSDFTEEEIAKKISVHTSLCSFPWNGKTLNILDTPGTAGFIGEAICGFRSCETALMLIDAVDGIQIETLKLWRHLDNRNKPRAVFINKMDKERADYTKIIDELKERFKLSFVPLSIPVGSGKDFRGVINLIEDKAYFLDDKGKLASSEVPAEYQDLYDQFHAQLVESAAEGADDLIEKYFDKGTLEADDIRRGLREGFANNRVVPVFCGQASLGLGVGTLLNFIKNNFPSPLGRKEWILDAHGQHHDLAITPDGAFSGYCFKTTLDQFNGRLSFVKVVTGTLTGNTEMVVRPSGKKEKPMKVYRMVGRKLVETDALPAGDIGIIAKADAIMTNSSLLEDSNATYTFQPLQLPSPVYKLAISTDDKKSEVKMNEALYRVAEEDLTFKTGFDEETKESYVAGLGELHLNMILDKIRDKQKITIHTKLPRVAYRETITKPSGLAEYTHKKQTGGHGQYAKVVLQIEPSERGAQYVFTNAIKGGAISKGYIPGIEKGLHEQMAEGFLAGYPMVDIAITLIDGKEHPVDSSDMAFKLAGKGAMKAALAKAGCVLLEPIMSIQIYVDNEYLGAILSDLSSKRGRVLGQEEAGSLQVVKALVPQSEVLNYVVDLKSMTSGTGSFDMEFDHYEKLTGKLADEVIEEGKKHMKTDEEE, via the coding sequence ATGAGCGTTGTGAGTTCGGATGTCCGGAATGTGGCGATCGTCGGGCACAACGGCACCGGTAAAACCACGTTGGTCGAGCAGATGCTGTTCCAGGCGGGTGTCATCCCGTCCTACGGAACGATCGAGAATGGCAAGACAGTGAGTGATTTCACTGAGGAGGAGATCGCCAAGAAGATTTCCGTTCATACGTCCCTCTGCTCTTTTCCCTGGAACGGGAAGACGTTGAATATCCTGGACACGCCGGGAACCGCGGGATTCATCGGAGAGGCCATCTGCGGCTTCCGTTCCTGCGAAACGGCGTTGATGCTGATCGATGCTGTTGATGGCATCCAGATCGAGACGCTGAAACTGTGGCGTCACCTTGACAACAGAAACAAACCACGCGCCGTGTTCATCAACAAGATGGACAAGGAACGCGCTGATTATACCAAGATCATCGACGAGCTGAAGGAGCGGTTCAAACTCTCTTTCGTCCCGTTGAGCATCCCGGTGGGAAGCGGAAAGGATTTCCGCGGCGTGATCAATCTGATCGAAGACAAAGCCTATTTCCTGGATGACAAAGGAAAACTGGCCTCCAGTGAAGTGCCGGCGGAATACCAGGACCTGTACGACCAGTTCCACGCCCAATTGGTGGAGTCCGCCGCCGAAGGCGCCGATGACCTGATCGAAAAATACTTTGACAAAGGCACGCTGGAAGCGGATGACATCCGCCGTGGACTCAGGGAAGGGTTCGCCAACAACCGTGTCGTCCCGGTTTTCTGCGGACAGGCAAGCCTGGGACTGGGTGTGGGTACACTCCTGAACTTCATCAAGAACAACTTCCCCTCCCCGCTGGGGAGAAAGGAATGGATCCTGGACGCTCATGGACAGCATCACGACCTGGCCATCACGCCGGACGGAGCTTTCAGCGGCTACTGCTTCAAGACGACGCTGGACCAGTTCAACGGCAGGCTCTCGTTCGTCAAGGTGGTCACCGGTACGCTTACCGGAAACACCGAGATGGTGGTACGCCCCAGCGGCAAGAAGGAGAAACCGATGAAGGTCTACCGGATGGTCGGCCGCAAGCTGGTGGAGACGGACGCGCTTCCCGCAGGGGACATCGGCATCATCGCCAAGGCGGATGCGATCATGACGAACAGTTCGCTCCTTGAGGATTCCAACGCGACGTACACGTTCCAACCGTTGCAACTCCCCTCTCCGGTGTACAAGCTTGCCATCAGTACGGATGACAAGAAGAGCGAAGTGAAGATGAACGAGGCGTTGTACCGTGTCGCTGAGGAAGACCTTACCTTCAAGACCGGGTTCGACGAAGAAACCAAGGAAAGCTATGTGGCGGGTCTCGGGGAACTGCACCTAAACATGATCCTGGACAAGATCCGGGACAAACAGAAGATCACCATCCACACCAAGCTTCCCCGGGTTGCGTACCGCGAGACGATCACCAAGCCGAGCGGGCTTGCCGAATACACCCACAAGAAACAGACCGGCGGTCACGGCCAGTACGCCAAGGTGGTCCTGCAGATCGAACCGTCCGAACGGGGCGCGCAGTACGTGTTCACCAACGCCATCAAGGGGGGGGCGATCAGCAAAGGGTATATTCCCGGCATCGAGAAAGGACTGCATGAGCAGATGGCCGAAGGGTTCCTGGCCGGCTACCCGATGGTGGACATCGCCATCACCCTGATCGACGGCAAGGAACATCCCGTCGACTCCAGCGACATGGCGTTCAAACTCGCCGGAAAAGGCGCGATGAAGGCGGCGCTGGCCAAAGCGGGATGCGTGTTGCTCGAGCCGATCATGAGCATCCAGATCTACGTGGACAACGAATACCTTGGAGCGATCCTTTCCGACCTCTCCTCCAAACGGGGACGTGTGCTCGGACAGGAGGAAGCAGGCTCACTGCAGGTGGTCAAGGCGTTGGTCCCCCAGTCCGAAGTGCTGAACTACGTGGTGGATCTGAAGAGCATGACCAGCGGGACCGGTTCGTTCGACATGGAGTTCGACCACTACGAGAAACTGACCGGCAAACTCGCCGATGAGGTGATCGAGGAAGGAAAGAAACACATGAAGACGGACGAAGAAGAATAA